caaatatatatataattatatatatataatatatatctatatatatatatttatatattatatatatcatatatatatcatatatatattatatatactgtatataaatatatatatatatatatatacatatatatatatatatatatatatatatatatatactgtacatatatatatatatatatatatatatatatatatatatatatatatgtatatatatataggctatatatatatgtatatatatatatatatatatatatatatatatatatatgtatatatatacgcacatacatacatacatacatacatatacatacatatatatatatatatatatatatatatatatatatatatatgtatgtatatatatataggctatatatatatgtatatatatatatatatatatatatatatatatatatatatatatatatatatacatatatatatagcctatatatatatatatatatatatatatatatatatatatatatgtatatataacgcacatacatacatacatacatatatatatatatatatatatatatatatatatatatatatatatatatatatatatatatatatatatatacacacacacacaaaactgacCTAGCATGCACAATATTTTGTTTGCTGGAATAAAAACACTTCTTTTTTGGAATAGTGTTataatatgaaagatattttcttGAACAAAAAAGGATAATTTTTCATCTCACTTTCActcaatgataaaaaaatatattttcttttggttatGACATCAGGAGTGTCAGAACTACATGGATATgacctattatttttctttaaaccgagattacataataataataatgccacacATGATTAATAATAAACACGAATtgtatatcaactatatatatatatatatatatatatatatatatatatatatatatatctatctatatatatatatatatatatatatatatatatatatatatatatatatatatatatatgtagaaatatttgaTAGATATTAAAAgtattctatattaatttttaatatgaATTCAACCATTCAGGGAAATATTCTGTATCACAAAAACAAAATTGACCTTCCTTATTACTAATCAGgtataaattaaatttaattttctatttcataatCATTAACAAATACCTACAGTATCATTACATCTTGTCCCTTACACCTATAAACAAAggtatattgcaaaaaaaaaaaaaaaaaaaaaaaaaaaaaaaaagtagtagtcAGGCTCTGCAGAATTTCAAACCATAAAATCTTCCTCGCTACTGAAACTGATTAAGTTTCTTCAGACACCCAGCCccccacaaagaaaaaaaagatacgcATCCCATTTTAATATTGAATAGATTTTAGCCATTTTTTGCTGACCTCAAATGATATTTCACGGACCACTTATATTTACTTTTCATCAAAGTCAAAAGCACTTAACTCATTAACTTTCAGTGTAAAATATCCTTTGATTTTTAAGTCATTAGATCCgtcttttatgtattttatttactgTGTTAATTAACGTATCAACCTTAATGTATAGTGCTGAGGCAACGTTATTAATTTGTATTATTGCggaatatttatacattatatatatatatatgtatatatatatatatatatatatatatatatgtatatatatatatatatatatatatatatatacatatatatatatatatacacacacatatatatatatatatatatatatatatatatatatatatatacacacacatatatatatatatatatacatatatatatatatatatatacatatatatatatatatatatatatatatatatacatatatatatatatatatatatatatatatatatatatatatatatatatacatatacatatgagtgtgtgtgttgtgtgtctgtgtgtgtttgtgtgtgtgtgtctaataaaATATTATGATGAAGTTATGTGAATTCAGTATTCTATAATAACCATTTTATACGTTACTATAAAGtaaagttatcattatcattatcattactattactattactcttactatcattattattattattattatcaataataataacaataataataataatactaataataataataataatatagttatgggCAGAACCGATTTTTTTCTAAGATATACTtttttcaaccccccccccacaaaaaaaatcatatcttaagcctatatacatattaagtacatacatacatatatataaacacgggAAGGAAAACCTACCTTCATTCCCAACCATGACGCATCCATAGTTagttaattaaatattattatttgctcCTAGGAAATGAGCAAAATAATTGAGCTAAAGCCTGAATGACGCAAAATAGACAGCTAATTTGGTAACATAAATATTATTTGCTTCACACTATAGAATATAAACTTGATACCTTTGCATAAGAAAAGTCTTTCTTTATTAAATTACTTAATCTAGTGATTTAGTGTCCATTTTGGATATGTTTTGAAATTTAACGAATCTTTGATATTTATAATCAAGATTCAAATTAATGTATTCTTTTTGTATAAACCTAACGTTTTTACTTAATATTCGAGAACTCTCCTTTAATATTTAGCAGCATCAGTTCGAAATTAATTTAGCTTGGCCAATATGATGCTAATTCATATAGTGAGTTCACCATTCAGTTTTATATTAAATGCCTGATATAGAAATAACTTTAGCAATATGTTGAACATTTACATTGCaaatcataaaataattaatataatgttTTGTTCTcgtaaaaaaaattctgataaagGACCGGATCCTATCTAGCTTTATTTGTGTTCGGTTTTAAATACTTGTGAACTTtcacattttgtattttcaatttttatcaaaGCAGTATGGACGAATTCAATTAATTTTCCTTATACTTAAAAGAATACATATAACAGGACCAGAAGCATAACaagttttcttttccattttgaaGATTCTTCCGGTCAACTGAGAGATGAgcataaatactgtataatatttttcttataattcaaaTGAATAGAAAAATTTAATGCCACCTATTAACATCACTAAAGTGTTTTTTCGAGTTACGTCATCGGTCAAGATATTCCCTAACTAAACATATTTCTCAATAATGAAACCAATATTACTATGGAAGGCTTATATGATGTGAACCATCATATCAGTTCAGAAACCGTAATGGGCTTTGTAATTGCCATCTAAATTACATTTATCGCATCGATCTCTTTTACTCCATCAATTTACCCATCTTAACAATAAGGTCATTCTACATTTGAAGACGTTGCATCAACCTAATTAGAAAATAATACTAAGTGTGCAAACTCTAAAATCAGTGAAGCGAAAACTTTTGAGTTGAGGATTAGATTTCCATTAAACTGTTTATCGGTCAAATCAAGGAAATAATAGGTTATGGATTCGAGATTCCATAGTCTCAATATATACTGTTCAaaagcttaaaggtcgctcatgaatgacagaggcaagagaacaatgtcccagagacaggacaatgccctagaggcttaaTAAATATGCACATGATCAGCGGTCAAGCCCCTTTtccatcaagataggaccagggagggtcaggcaatgactgttgatgacttaagggtagacctctaggctcctccaaacacccatccttaactcacaaggatggtgaagtaaaTTGGAGTGTTACGCTTGTATATTGGTAGTTGACCTAATCTTCCACAAGGTATTGAGAGTCCTTTAACAAGGTAATCTGATATAAAGTGAACTTCGACAGGGTAAAGAGAAAGCTCCAATAAATGTTTTAATGCTGATAATATATTCATGGTAGAGAATCGATTCGTGCAATGGTTATATTTTTGGTTACGTAAAAGtgttgattattttaacatttaaaaagtATTTAGAGATTTATGTTATTGAAAGCTGATTCCAACTTTAATTCTGTTCTAATAAAATAGTTTTATCTATTTTCGTCATCAATATTATAATCTTAATCTTCAATATCAATATATTCAAATTAGTATTACTTGTTATGTCTCATAAGCCTTATTAAAAGGTTGATATAAATTCCAAAAGCAATGTTGCTAAAAAACATTTGAACAATTAACTAAAACAAGAATTACATATGCGACCATAAAAATCAAGATATCACTCGAAACATGGTTCAGCTTTGATATTACCTAACCAACAATTTTTCTCTACATCTCCAGGGGCGGCCCACATGCCAACCAACCCCCCATCCCCCACCCACTGCACCGGGTGCCCGTACTTCCTGGAGACGCCATCGCACATCAAGACAGCCGTAGGTGATGCTGCTAATCTCACCTGCGGCGTGAGAAGCCTGGGTGACAGACAGGTGAGATCCACTCGGGAATACTCGGTTCAATATTCCGTCTATTTCACTTTATATTTCGTCCGCGGAACTCGTCTTTTGGGATCTCTTAGGGATGAATGGTTTAAGGGAGGAGAGTTGGTTTTGGATTTCTTGAGGGATATTTATCATTTGAGGGGATTATAGTAGTGCTTCAGTGGTGTGGAATGTTACGTTTTTATTTTAAGTGCTCGTGTGTTAATGAAGGAAAACAAACAAGTAGACACACACAAGATCTACATATTGGACACATACACACGCGcggacaccctctctctctctctctctctctctctcatatatatatatatatatatatatatatatatatatatatatatatatatatatatatatatatatatacagtatatatctttctatctataaatatacattatatatatatatatatatatatatatatatatatatatatatatatatatatatatatatatatatatatatatatatatatatacaaacacacacacacacacacacatatatatatatatatatatatatatatatatatatatatatctatatacatatatctttctatctatatatatatatatatatatatatatatatatatatatatatataaagtatatatatatatatatatatatatatatatatagatagatagatagatagatagaaagatataagtatatacagatatatatatatatatatatatatatatatatatatatatatatatatatatatatatatatatgtgtgtgtatgtgtattaacatatatatatatatatatatatatatatatatatatatatatatatatatatatacctatatctttctatctatatatacacattatatatacacacacacacacatatatatatatatatatatatatatatatatatctatatatacatatatctttctatctatatatatatatatataaagtatatatatatagatagatagatagatagaaagatataagtatatacagatatatatatatatatatatatatatatatgtgtgtgtgtatgtgtattaacatatatatatatatatatatatatatatatatatatatatatatatatacctatatctttctatctatatatacacattatatatacacacacacacacacatatatatatatatatatatatatatatatatatatatatatatatatatatatatctatatatacatatatctttctatctatatatatatataaagtatatatatatatatatatatatatatatatatatatatatatatagatagatagatagatagaaagatataagtatatacagatatatatatatatgtgtgtgtgtgtatgtgtattaacatatatatatatatatataatatatatatatatatatatacagtatatatatatatatatatatatatatatatatatatatatatatatatatatatgtgtgtgtgtgtgtgtgtgtgtgtgtatgtgtgtgtgttagtatgagTAGGCTATATGTTAAGAGATCTGTAATCTATACTCTCTCTcttacactctcatatatatatatatatatatatatatatatatatatatatatacatatatatatatatatatatatatatatatatataatgtatatatatgtatatatatagaaagatagaggtatatatagatatatatatatatgtgtgtatgtgtattaacattatatatatatatatatatatatatatatatatacatatatatatatatatatatatatatatatatatatatatatatatacacatatatatatatatatatattatatatatatatatatatatatatatagagagagagagagagagagagagagagagagagagagagagagagagagagagagagagagagagagagagagagagagagagggagagaagagaaTTCACTTTAACCTGAAGCATTTACCATCTACATCTTCCTTTCACCAGGTGTCATGGATCCGAAGGCGTGATCTCCACGTCTTAACCACAGACTCCTTCACGTACACAACAGACTCCCGCTTCCGGGCCATCCACCTGCCCACATCTCCTTACTGGATTCTGCAGGTGGACGATCCACAGGTTAATGACTCTGGGATATACGAGTGCCAGGTGTCCACGCAACCTAAGACCTTTAAGAAATTCACACTCCTCGTTGTGGGTAGGTttgtcgatgttttttttttttttatatataccaaatTACTTTTGCACTTACACATTTGTAAATTTGGTAAGGATTACTTGGTTACTACATTATGTAATCAAATAAGTTCTTTGATTACGagaagaaagaattaaaatacgTCTGGCAAAcaagaaattaatataatttcgAATCGAAAACTGTTCACAGTATACACAAATCTAAAAGTTCACAGATATTTTTCACGAAATATCTTTCACTAACCTTGTATAATAGACACGTGAAGGTTACAAATTTTGTGGTGATATACTGtacgcttatttgaatataaaaattacGTAACTTTATATGACCTTAGTATTTAGGAAGTTAactatatatattatcaacagGTTAATTTGTAATTAATTAAGTCATTTAAACAAACGTCAAAACTGCCATGAATATAAAGTATTATATGCCATACCGTATAAATAATTTGAAAGTTAAGAACTTTTAAAGTGTGTGACTCAAAATGATACCTGAATGCATAgattatttaattattgtaatgaggatcatatatcgtcatcatcatcctcacctcctacaactattgacacaaagggcctcggttagatttcgctagtcgtctctatcttgagctttaaaatcaatgcttctccattcatcttctcctacttcacgcttcatagtcctcacccatatgTGTCTCTGGATTATGTTTAAGAATAGAAACAAGTTTTTCATAACATTAAATAGTGTTTGGTGGTATTAAAAGGAGAGGATGTCAAAAGAATGTCACTGCTCCATCAAGAAGAGATATTATTTAAGTCAGGTTAGAATTATATGACAATTTAACTTCAAGTGAGAAGGAAGGGAACAATAGAACTGATAAACATTATATAACTAAAGATGGCAAAAGTTAAAGACGAGGTTAATAGTCGACCAAGCTGAATAAGAAAGGCAGCTGGAACTCTgctaaatatttacaataaattaacGCCTTTAGTAATGATATCTGTGATGTATGAAGTGATTATTAAGCATACTCTTCCTTTAAAAAAACGAAGGATGAATATTAGATGTAAATTAAAGTAAAGAACTAATAGCTTTTGAGATAAAATTATAgtatatgctgagagagagagagagagagagagagagagagagagagagagagagagagagagagagagagagagagagagtgtttgtaagTCAGTATTCCATGGGAGTATATTCATGAGGATAGAAGGGAAAGGGTACATAGTTGATAAAGTATTTTAAGGAAAAGGAGAATGAGATGTGCTAGGAAGTTTACTTGAAAAGGAAGTCGAAATTGTAGAGCCTTCACATTCAGGAAGTACCTGTATTTACGATACGGTATAGAGAAGACTGCGGTATACGAAGTGGTTACGGGAATTAttcattctatatatgtatatttaacagCTGTTCTTACAATTGGgaacttattatctctctctctctctctctctctctctctctctctctctctctctctctctctctctctctctctctctctctctctctctctatctgaataTGCAAGGGTTGAGAAATAAACGGAAGGGGCTAAAACTCGCTCGTTATAATCTTACTATGAAATGGAaggccatttatatatacatatatatatatatatatatatatatatatatatatatatatatatatatatatatatacatacatatatatatatatatatatatatacatacatatatatatatacatacatatatacatacatatatatatatacatacatatatatatatatatatatatatatatatatatatacatacatatatataatatatatataatataaatacatatatataatataaatatatatatatatatatatatatatatatatatatatatatgtatatatttatattatatatatgtatttatattatatatatattatatatatatgtatgtatatatatatatatatatatatatatatatatatatatatatatatatatacatacatatatatataatatatataatataaatacatatatataatataaatatatacatatatatatatatatataaatatatatatatatatatatatatatatatatatatatatatataaatatatataatatatatataattgtatatatatatatatatatatatatatatatatatatatatatatatacattgttacctagtctatggtagtgccatagcctctgtaccatggtcttccactgtcttgggttataggtctcttgcttgagggtacactcgggcacactgttatatctagtttctcttcctcttgatttgttaaaagtttttatagattatataaggaatatttattctaatgttgtttctgttttcaaaatatttcatttttcctagtttcctttcctcactgggctattttccttgttggggcccctgggctaattgcatcctgcttttccaactaaggttgtagcttagcatttaataataataataatagtaataataataataataataataataataataataataataataataataataatgataataataatagtaataataataataataatgataataataataatattaataataataataataatgaatatatatatatatatatgtatatatatatatatatatatatattatatatatttacatatttaatatttttgcaGAGCCACGTGCAACGATCCAGGGCTTAGGCGAAGTTTTCATGAAGACCGGGAGCGACATCAACATAACGTGCGTCATCACAGGAGCCACAATCGAGACGTCACCCGTGACCTGGTATCATGCGATGCCTAAACTAGGTAAGACGAAGGTCATGATGTGAGGTATAGGTTGTTTTATACCGACAAATATTACTTATTTGTTTACGTTTTTGTTAGAGggttatttttttcatagttttcgtAGTTTATCATTGTAATACAAACAATGATTCTGTGCAGTGTTATGCttgtatataaagagtatatatatatatatatatagatatatatatatatatatatatatatatatatatatatacagtatatatatatacagtatatatatatacagtatatatatacagtatatatacagtatatatatatatatatatatatatataaatatatatatatatatatatatatatatatatatatatatacagtatatatatatatatatatatatatatatatatatatatatatatatatatacagtatatatatatatacagtatatattatatatatatatatacagtatatatatatatatacagtatatatatatatatatatatacagtatatatatatatatatatacggtatatatatacagtatatgtatatacagtatatatatatatatatatatatatatatatatatatatatatatatatatgtgtatatatatatatatatatatatatatgtgtatatatatatatatatatatatatatatatatacagtatatatattatatatatatatatatataattatatatatatacatatatatatatatatatatacataatatatatatatatataatatatatatatacatacatatatatatatatatatatatatatatatatacatacatatatatatatatatatatatatatatatatatatatacatacatatatatatacatatatacatatatatatatacatatatatatacatatatatatatatacatacatatatacatacatatatatatatatacatatatacatatatatatacatatatatatatatatatatatatatatatatatatatacatacatatatacatatatatatatacatatatatatatatatatatatatatatacagtatatatatatacagtatatatatatatatatatatatatatatatatatatatatatatatatacagtatatatatatatataaatatatatatatatattatatatatatatatatatatatatatatatacagtatatgtatatacagtatatatatatatatatatatatatatatatatatatatatatatatatatacacagtatatatatgtatatatatatatatatatatatacagtatatatatatatatatatatatacacagtatatatatgtatatatatatatatatatatatatatatatatatatatatatatatatacagtatatatatatatatatatatatacagtatatatatatatatatatatatatatatatatataaaatatatatatatatatacagtatatatatatatatatatatatatatatatatatatatatatatatacagtatatatatatatatatatatatatatatatatatatatatatatatatatatatatatatatatatatatatatattatacagtatatatatatatatatacagtatatatatatatatatatatatatatatatatatatatatatatatacatatatatatatatacatatacatatatatacatatatatatatatatatatatatatatacatatatatatacatacatatatatatcactcactaaatcccgtccggaattctccgggttgggtcctgcatctgatatcgccattctctccacagactcctatccaatgccatctgtgccagctgctgaaatgtctcgcctctatttgctttcttgaaggttttcacccatgtatctcttggtcgtcctctcggtctacatatatatatacatatacatatatacatatatacatatatacatatatatatatatatatatatatatataaatatatatatatataaatatatatatacagtatatatatatatatatatatatatatatatatatatatatatattatatatatatatacatacagtatatatatatatacagtatatatatatatatatatatatatatatatatatatatatatatacatacagtatatatatatatatacagtatatatatatatatatatatatatatatatatatataaatatatatatatatatatatataaatatatatatatatatacagtatatatatatattatatatatatatatatatatatatatatatacagtatatatatatatatatatatatatatatatatatatattatatatatatatacatacagtatatatatatatatatatatatatatatataaatatatatatatatatatatgtatatatatacagtatatatatatatatatatatatatatatatatatatatatatatatatatataaatatatatatatatatagagagaatatatatatatatatatatatatatatatatatatatatatatatatatatacagtataaatatatatatatatatatatatatatatatatatttatatatatatatatatatatatacagtatatatatatatatatataaatatatatatatatacagtatatatatatatatatatacagtatatatatatatatatatataaatatatatatatatatatatataatatatatatatatatataaatatatatatatatatatatataatatat
The window above is part of the Palaemon carinicauda isolate YSFRI2023 chromosome 11, ASM3689809v2, whole genome shotgun sequence genome. Proteins encoded here:
- the LOC137649680 gene encoding hemicentin-1-like translates to MPTNPPSPTHCTGCPYFLETPSHIKTAVGDAANLTCGVRSLGDRQVSWIRRRDLHVLTTDSFTYTTDSRFRAIHLPTSPYWILQVDDPQVNDSGIYECQVSTQPKTFKKFTLLVVEPRATIQGLGEVFMKTGSDINITCVITGATIETSPVTWYHAMPKLGKSKVEEVNSGMRGGIQLITDRMTGYSWLLVANATWRDAGIYTCSPRDAIPASITVHLLDDEIPAAMQGDVQPSGSPDGSSSTASSASSCLLLSFTSLHLLLSIVYFMQVFTTLVFHLSFSKVNFPRNPGIHSELSP